The Hydrogenobacter sp. T-2 region GTAAAATTGTGAAGAATATCAAGAAGATTCCTATTTGAAAGCATTCCATAAATTAAGAGTTCTTGACTTGTTATGTTTTCTTCTGAACTTATATCTGAAAGAGTATAAGGATATGGATCTTTCCATTCTACAAAATCCTCATAATCTGAAGTTATTGTACCATACTTGGCTACTTGTCTTGATGTAGCCACCGAAAAAAGATTATACCAAAATAACTTCTCATTTCCTTCATTTGCCCCCCGTCTATTTGAATATCTTTTTATCTGCTCTATTCCTTCTCCAATAGGGTCAGAAATAGTTGGCGATTTACATTCCACTACTACTAAAGGTAAACCATTTACAAAAAGGACAATGTCAGGGATTATGTGCTTTTCTGTTCCTGTAATGTTTACTTTAAATTGTGATATGGCAATAAATGAATTGTTATCAAGATTATGGAAATCTATAAACTTTACTGTTGGGCTTCTTTCTCCTGTTTGTCTATTTTCTGATACAGATGTGTTTTCAAGGAGTAAGTCATGTATTTCTCTATTTATTTCTAAAAGTGAATTTTTATAGGGCGTTGTTATTCTTCTTACAACTTCATTTATTTGGTCTTCTTCAATCCATGGATTTATTCTCTTAATAGACTCCTTTAATACATCTTTAAGTATAACTTCCCTAAAACTTTCTCTAAATTTAGTGCTTTTGCCATAAATAGGTTCAAAACCTTGATTAAATGAAGTTATTTCTTTAACATCCTCGGGGTTGTCTTTGTTTTGCCTATAAATCTTCCAACCTAACTTTTGAAGATGGTAAAGGAAAGGATTTTCTACATAATGCTCTTCGTCAAGTTTTCTATACATCATTTTTACCCACCTCTATTAAATTATTAACTCTGACCTTACCAGTAAGCAAGTCCTCCATAAGCCCCTGCTTTAACCTCCTAAGTTTTTCTTTATAATTTTGTTCCTTTTCTATAGCCTTGTCAACTTGTGAAAGAATTTCAGCAATGCGTTGCTGTTCGGGAAAAGGGGGGAAAGGAATATCAATTTTTGAATATTCCGAAATCCAAAATCTTTTATGCTCGCTCCCGGGTTTTAATGTTATAGTTTGTAATAAATTGAATACGAAAAATAAATTTATATTGTTGTTAGCAGGCTTTAAAATTTTTAGGGCTGAAGACTTTACTTTAAAAGGAAAATTCACAAACCTACTCTCTGTAGTAAAATCGTCAAAAATTATTGCAGGAACATTTTCATAGATCCCCGTAGTTTCATCAGTATAACCTAAAATAAAGGTTTTACCTGCTGTCAATACAGGAACACCATGTTTGGGATCATATTTTTCATTTCTTACTATATATTTCCATGGTTGTTCATATTTAATTACCTCTCCCAACTTTACTACTTCCCACTCAACTGGTATTCTTCCCACTGGTGAATCCTTAAACTTGTGAGTTTTTTCGCTTCTTATATTTCCCTCTTCATCAATACCCTTAGTAAGTAATTCCTGCATCAAGCCCTGCTTTATTCTTTTGTATTTTTCTATAATCTTGTCTGTCTTTTCTATGGCATTGTCAACTGTCTCAAGAATTTCAGCTATTTTTTGCTGTTCGGGAAGTGGGGGAAGTAAAAAATCAAAAGTCATTAAAGCTGAATAATTTAAAACCTCTCTAACACTCCCTGCTGTATTGCTAATAACCTGATTGTTAAATCGCTTTGTTTGTGTATAATATTTAAAGAATTTTGGAATTAATTTATCTTTATGAGTTTTAAAAACAATATACATTGGACTTATAATTCCCGTTAAAGAAGTTTCGTT contains the following coding sequences:
- a CDS encoding restriction endonuclease subunit S, with amino-acid sequence MEKLPDGWKRVKLGEVLEETKERNHRNLYFNVFTISNNSGLILQDEFFGRLLASKNTRNYKIVRYLHFAYNPARINVGSIALNETSLTGIISPMYIVFKTHKDKLIPKFFKYYTQTKRFNNQVISNTAGSVREVLNYSALMTFDFLLPPLPEQQKIAEILETVDNAIEKTDKIIEKYKRIKQGLMQELLTKGIDEEGNIRSEKTHKFKDSPVGRIPVEWEVVKLGEVIKYEQPWKYIVRNEKYDPKHGVPVLTAGKTFILGYTDETTGIYENVPAIIFDDFTTESRFVNFPFKVKSSALKILKPANNNINLFFVFNLLQTITLKPGSEHKRFWISEYSKIDIPFPPFPEQQRIAEILSQVDKAIEKEQNYKEKLRRLKQGLMEDLLTGKVRVNNLIEVGKNDV